In Tiliqua scincoides isolate rTilSci1 chromosome 1, rTilSci1.hap2, whole genome shotgun sequence, the following are encoded in one genomic region:
- the TOMM20 gene encoding mitochondrial import receptor subunit TOM20 homolog → MVGKTSAIAAGLCGALFIGYCIYFDRKRRSDPNFKNRLRERRKKQKLAKERAGLSKLPDLKDAEAVQKFFLEEIQLGEELLAQGEYEKGVDHLTNAIAVCGQPQQLLQVLQQTLPPPVFQMLLTKLPTISQRIVTAQCLTEDDVE, encoded by the exons ATGGTAGGCAAGACCAGCGCCATCGCCGCGGGCCTCTGCGGGGCCCTCTTCATCGGCTACTGTATCTACTTCGACCGCAAGCGGCGGAGCGACCCCAATTTCAAGAATCGCCTGCGGGAAC GAAGGAAGAAACAGAAGCTTGCCAAAGAGAGAGCAGGACTTTCAAAG TTGCCTGATCTAAAAGATGCTGAAGCAGTTCAGAAGTTCTTCCTTGAAGAAATACAGCTTGGTGAAGAATTACTTGCACAAG GTGAATATGAAAAAGGTGTTGATCATTTGACAAATGCCATTGCTGTGTGTGGGCAACCACAGCAATTACTACAAGTTCTTCAGCAGACTCTTCCACCACCAGTTTTTCAGATGCTGCTCACTAAACTTCCAACAATTAGTCAG agaaTTGTAACTGCACAGTGCTTGACCGAAGACGACGTTGAATGA